From one Mytilus trossulus isolate FHL-02 chromosome 10, PNRI_Mtr1.1.1.hap1, whole genome shotgun sequence genomic stretch:
- the LOC134686276 gene encoding uncharacterized protein LOC134686276: MAQVLAVQGDVRHGFCYNCTFNHDFARITGLAASSNGNLVLCDHNNKTLILVDNIGNYITKLNVDSEPFDVAITFQNVGYITQPNTRSVLQIDPERMVVLSKHTCNDLKTTLTSTVKGLGSFVVNEKGYSFIYDYSNISAIGDTGAYTGNKGVCIGTGVVKTHTVDQETYFSCAVGTNDIMIRKRGIQAYSTEKDSSITTIDTPTDICSNDNSHLYVSGQGSNNIHRLTQAGKVIDIPLHSQHGIKQPVAMCFNKTYTKLYIVNEWGKSVLVFNVC, translated from the exons ATGGCACAAGTTTTGGCAGTTCAAGGAGACGTAAGACATGGTTTTTGTTACAACTGCACTTTCAACCATGACTTCGCCCGAATAACTGGACTAGCAGCTTCATCTAATGGCAATCTTGTTTTATGCGACCATAACAACAAGACTCTTATTTTAGTTGACAATATTGGAAATTATATTACCAAGCTGAATGTAGACAGTGAGCCATTCGATGTGGCtattacatttcaaaatgtagGATATATTACTCAGCCTAATACAAGATCTGTATTGCAGATAGATCCAGAGAGGATGGTTGTTCTATCGAAACACACATGCAACGATTTAAAGACTACCCTGACATCAACGGTTAAGGGTTTAGGATCATTTGTCGTAAATGAGAAGGGATATTCCTTCATATATGATTACTCAAACATAAG tGCCATTGGAGACACTGGAGCATACACAGGTAATAAAGGAGTTTGTATTGGAACTGGTGTTGTGAAGACACATACAGTTGATCAAGAAACTTATTTTTCTTGTGCAGTTGGCACAAATGATATAATGATCAGAAAGAGAGGAATTCAAGCTTATAGTACTGAAAAAGATTCTAGCATCACAACAATTGACACACCGACTGATATATGTTCTAATGATAACAGTCACCTCTACGTCAGTGGACAAGGTTCAAACAACATACACAGACTTACACAGGCGGGAAAGGTGATAGATATACCACTTCATTCTCAGCATGGAATAAAACAACCGGTCGCCATGTGCTTCAACAAAACCTATACTAAATTATACATTGTCAATGAATGGGGAAAATCAGTTTTGGTTTTTAACGTTTGTTAA